From the genome of Streptomyces spinoverrucosus:
AACGGTCGTAGGGGGTCTGGCCCGGGTGGTAGGTGCACCACAGGGCGAGGGTGTCGGCGTCCGCGTCGGCGAGCCAGTCGGTGCGGCAGCTGAGGTTGGTCTGGATCGCCACCCGCCGGATGTGCGGGAGGTGGGAGAGGTCCGCGAGGGTGCGCCGGTACCAGGAACGGACCAGGCCCTCGCCCCACGGGGTGAACAGGATCGACAGACGGTCCTCGCCACGGTCCGCGGCCCAGGCGGCGAAGCGTTCCAGAGCGGCGCGGTCGGCGCGCAGCTCGGCGCCGCTGTCGCGACGCTTGGCGAACGGACAGTAGGGGCAGTCGTAGTCGCAGGAGGCGAGTGGGCCACGGTAGAGCAGGGTGAGGTCCATGAGGGCCGGTCACTTCCTCTCGTAGGCGGCCATCGCGGCCCGCACGGCCGGGGAGAACAGGGCGGGGCCGATCGCGTCGGAGTGGGCGAGGCCCTCGGGGGTGAGGCGGAGGGTCGTGGAGTCGTCGGCCAGCCAGCCGCGGTCGGCGAATCGTTCCAGTGCGGGGCCGAAGTCGTCGGCGGGGGCGACGCCGAAGCGGGCCCGGTAGGCGTCGAGTGGCAGTCCCTCGGCCTGAAGGAGCGACTGCAGCAGGTGACGGCGCCGCGCCTCGTGGGTGTCCATCTCGTAGCCGACCTCGGCGTGGGAGAAGTCGGTGGTGTGGACGTAGTCGTCGATGATGGCGCGGATCTCGTGCATGCCGACGGCGTAGTCGAAGGAGTAGTGCAGCCCGGCCGTGTAGGAGCGGGCGCCGCAGCCGAGGCCGATCATGCCGTCCGTCTGGCAGGCGTAGTCGTCGGCACCCTGCGGCGGGGCGTCGGTCCGGCGGAACATGCGCATGGACTGCTGGGTGTAGCCGTGGGCGAGGAGGTGGTCGCGGCCGACGCGGTACAGCCGCAGCCGCTGCTCGTCCCACGCCGGGTCCGGGCCGGTGCCGCGGCGGTCGAGGCCGGTGAGGGGGCGGACGTACAGGGGGTAGAGGTACAGCTCCTCGGGTCGCCAGGACAGGGCGGCGTCCAGGGAGTGGCGCCAGGTGTCCTCCGTCTGGCCGTTGATGCCGTAGATGAGGTCGATGTTGAGCACCGGGATGCGGGCGTCGCGGACGCGTCCGAGCGCGGACTCCACGTCGGCGCGGCGTTGCGGGCGTACGGCGGCCCGCGCCTCGGAGTCGACGAAGCTCTGCACGCCCAGGCTGAGGCGGGTGGCGCCGCGGGCGGCCAGGACCGCCAGCCGGTCGGCGGTGGCCGTGGCGGGTGACGCCTCGACCGACAGCGGGACGGCACGCAGGTCGGCGCCCATGCGGTGCTCGGCGATGTCGCAGAGGCGGTCCAGTTCGCCGGCGGTGAGGAAGGTGGGGGTGCCGCCGC
Proteins encoded in this window:
- a CDS encoding STM4012 family radical SAM protein; this translates as MTTAEAPTTAAKAPTTRAEAPTTTVKAPTTPAETSATPAGSLLTAAVSAAPSGATTAPDALEGGPYQHYVYAYPHKTAYRPLPHRPTLASLWAAEPKDALSLYLHIPFCEVRCGFCNLFTRIGAPDGLTGAYLDALDRQAATVREALGDTDEVRFATAAFGGGTPTFLTAGELDRLCDIAEHRMGADLRAVPLSVEASPATATADRLAVLAARGATRLSLGVQSFVDSEARAAVRPQRRADVESALGRVRDARIPVLNIDLIYGINGQTEDTWRHSLDAALSWRPEELYLYPLYVRPLTGLDRRGTGPDPAWDEQRLRLYRVGRDHLLAHGYTQQSMRMFRRTDAPPQGADDYACQTDGMIGLGCGARSYTAGLHYSFDYAVGMHEIRAIIDDYVHTTDFSHAEVGYEMDTHEARRRHLLQSLLQAEGLPLDAYRARFGVAPADDFGPALERFADRGWLADDSTTLRLTPEGLAHSDAIGPALFSPAVRAAMAAYERK